The genomic segment CCTGCGAACCCGTTCGCTCAAAACTTCGGCCCCTCCGCCCGGCAGAGTGCGCTGCCCGGCCTCATACAAAGCTTGTACCACCTTTTGCAGCGACTTCCCGGAAACCTCGGCCATCAATCGAATCTCCGAGGCCGTAAAGCAATGCGGAGTCACATCCGGATAGCGTTCGGTAATCCCGCGCACAATATCGAGGTAGTATTCCAAGGGCAAGAGTTCGTTGTGCCCGCCTTGCAGCAAAACAGTCGTCATCCCCGTTTCACGCAAACGCCCCACCCTCGCCAACACCTCTTCCACACTCAAGGTGTAGGCATCGCGGTCCCCGGGTTTCCGGTAAAAGGCACAGAACAAGCAATCGGTCTTGCAGATATTGGTGTAGTTGGGATTGGCATCCAGCACAAAGGTGACGGTCTTGCCCGGATGCAGGCGTTGACGCACTGCAGCGGCCCAGCCGGCCAAATCCAACAGTTCGGCTTCCTCTAATAGAAAGCGGCCCTGCCCGCGCGTGAGCCGGCGGCCTTGAGCCACGGCACCGGCAATCGCGTCGTGCGCAGTCGCATCAGAGTTCAGAACAGAGCTTTCGGAACACACCTAACGCAATCTCCTCTTGGGGCCCGAGTTCATACACAAAATTTTGCAGATACTGAAGCGCCTGTTCCTGTGTCAGACCCAAATCGTTCGAACGGCGTTCGGCAATCTCCGATAAGCCCGCCATCCCGCGATGCAGAGCCGTCTCCATCAAGCCCGACAACAGAACTACTGTCTTTTCGGGTACTGTGACGCGCACAACCCAGTGCGCAAATACAAAAGGCAAACCCGTCCACTCAAACCACTCTTCGCCCAAATCCACGAGCTCCCAGCCCTTGGGCGGCGCAGCGGCAATTCTCAAAGCCTCGTCACCGATGACCAAACGCCCCAAGGCTCCCTTGTAAGCCCCGCGCCGGTAGCTCACACGCAGCCCGTATTTTTGGCGAAGCAAAATCCTCGCCAACGCAAAAGAAGTGGAACTCTCATCCGTTACGGAAATCACCCCGCGATTCAATTCTTTTAGCGGCTGCTTCGTCAGCAAGAACACACTGAGCGCCTTGCGCGGCACCGCAATCCCCCACGGGCCGAGCGGTCTAAAACTCTTATCCAAACGAAACCAATCGGCCACTGCCATGAGACCTGCGTCAATTTCTCCGCGCCCGGCCGCCATTCCCAAATCCCTCGGAACCAAGTCCACGCACTGCGCCGCCGATTCCGACAAAAACGCAAAAAAA from the Candidatus Omnitrophota bacterium genome contains:
- a CDS encoding menaquinone biosynthesis protein, yielding MNPRNVMPYTKPFTETALTSTAGLLRLGRIPYLNSEPFFAFLSESAAQCVDLVPRDLGMAAGRGEIDAGLMAVADWFRLDKSFRPLGPWGIAVPRKALSVFLLTKQPLKELNRGVISVTDESSTSFALARILLRQKYGLRVSYRRGAYKGALGRLVIGDEALRIAAAPPKGWELVDLGEEWFEWTGLPFVFAHWVVRVTVPEKTVVLLSGLMETALHRGMAGLSEIAERRSNDLGLTQEQALQYLQNFVYELGPQEEIALGVFRKLCSEL
- the mqnC gene encoding dehypoxanthine futalosine cyclase, which codes for MNSDATAHDAIAGAVAQGRRLTRGQGRFLLEEAELLDLAGWAAAVRQRLHPGKTVTFVLDANPNYTNICKTDCLFCAFYRKPGDRDAYTLSVEEVLARVGRLRETGMTTVLLQGGHNELLPLEYYLDIVRGITERYPDVTPHCFTASEIRLMAEVSGKSLQKVVQALYEAGQRTLPGGGAEVLSERVRRKIARKKGGPETWLEVHEIAHQAGMRSTATLMYGHVETTEDLLDHFDVIRDLQDRTGGFTAFIPWSFKPGNTPLEKAIPRHATSARYLRMMAVSRLYLDNVDHIQASWFSEGKKTGQIALRFGADDFGGTLLEENVHRAADFVNTSTAAEVAQLIREAGFEPAQRTTLYEIIKKW